CGTCGGTGGCAACGCCTACTCCGAGTTCGACGAGGAGACCGGCATCGAGGTGCACAAGTACGGCACCCACCTCTTCCACACCTCCAACGAGAAGGTGTGGGACTACGTCCGGAAGTTCACCGAGTTCACGAACTACCAGCACCGGGTGTTCGGCAAGTACAAGGGGCAGGTCTACTCCCTGCCGATGAACCTCGCGCTGATCAACTCGTTCTTCGGGAAGTCGCACAGGCCCGACGAGGCCCGGGCGCTGATCGCGGAGCAGGCCTCCGAGTTCAGCACCGACGAGGCGCAGAACCTCGAGGAGAAGGCGATCTCCCTGATCGGGCGCCCCCTCTACGAGGCGTTCATCAAGGGCTACACCGCCAAGCAGTGGGAGAAGGACCCGACGGAGCTCTCGCCCGACATCATCACCCGGCTGCCGGTCCGCTACACCTTCGACAACCGCTACTTCAACGACAAGTACGAGGGCCTCCCGGTCGACGGCTACACCGCCTGGCTGGAGCGGATGGCCGACCACCCCAACATCGAGGTCAAGCTCGACACCGACTTCTTCTCGGTGATCGACGACTTCAAGGGCAAGGTCCCGATCGTCTACACCGGGCCGGTCGACGAATACTTCGACTTCTCCGCGGGCAAGCTCTCCTGGCGCACCGTCGACCTCGAGTCCGAGACCCTCGACGTCGACGACTACCAGGGCACCGGCGTGGTCAACGCCAACGACCCGGAGGTCCCGTTCACCCGTGAGCTGGAGTTCAAGCACCTCCACCCCGAGCGTGCCGACCGCTACAAGCCCGGCAAGACCATCGTCGTGAAGGAGTACAGCCGCTTCGCCCAGGAGGGCGACGAGCCGTACTACCCGATCAACACCGCCGACAACCGCGAGAAGATCCTGGTCTACCGCGACCTGGCCAAGAAGGAGCCGATGGTGCTCTTCGGTGGCCGCCTCGGCACCTACAAGTACCTGGACATGCACATGGCGATCGCGTCCGCGCTCACCATGTTCGAGAACAAGCTCCGTCCGTACTTCGAGGACGGCACCCCCCTCACCTCCGGAGGCGTTGACGAGTGAATACCCGACTCCTGCAGCGGCAGATCCTGCCGCTCGACCGTGACTCCGACGTACTCCCGCTCTACGTCGACAACCAGGCCGCGATCCTCGACGCCGACAAGTACGAGGTCGGCCCCGACAAGACCGCCCAGGCGCTGAACAACGCCCAGATCCGCCAGTCGATCAACGACGGCACCCAGGTGCACCCCGACCAGCTCGAGTCGCGTACGGCGCTGCGGGTCACCCAGGGCGACCGGCTCTCGCTCGGCACCTACTTCAACGCGTTCCCGGCCAGCTACTGGCGTCGGCACACCGTGGTCGACGACGTGAAGCTGACCGTGACCCTGAAGGGCCGCGGCGCCAGCGTCATCGTCTACAAGTCGATGGCCAACGGCCGCTCGCAGCGCGTCGAGGCCGCCGACACGGGCAGCAACCCCGAGGGCACCTTCACCTTCGACCTGCCGCTGAAGCCGTTCGTCGACGGCGGCTGGTACTGGTACGACGTGATCGCCTCCGACGAGGACGCCGTCGTCACCTCGGCCGAGTGGACCGCGGAGGTCCCCGACGACCGTGCCGAGCACGGCACCGTCGACATCTGTGTCACCACGATGAACAAGCCCGACTTCGCCTCGAAGCTGCTGGCCCAGATGGGTGAGGACGAGCAGCTGCGGCCCTACCTCGACACCGTCTTCGTGATGGAGCAGGGCACCAAGAAGGTCGTCGACGACCCCGAGTTCCCCGCTGCTGAGAAGGCGCTGGCCAAGGAGAATGGGGGGAGCCTGCTGCGCATCATCGAGCAGGGCAACCTGGGTGGCTCCGGCGGTTACGCGCGCGGTCAGCTCGAGTCGGTGCGCAAGGGCACCGCGACGTACGCCCTGATGATGGACGACGACGTCGTCTGCGAGCCCGAGGGCATCATCCGAGCGGTCACCTTCGGTGACCTCGCCAAGCAGCCGACCATCGTCGGCGGCCACATGTTCTCGCTCTTCGCGAAGTCCCGGCTGCACACCTTCGGCGAGATCGTCCAGCCGTGGCGCTTCTGGTGGCAGTCGGCTCCCGGCGTCATCGGCGACTGGGACTTCGGCGCCCGCAACCTGCGCTCGACGCGCTGGCTGCACAAGCGCGTCGACGTCGACTTCAACGGCTGGTTCATGTGCCTGATCCCGCGCGTCGTGATCGAGGAGATCGGGCTCTCGCTGCCGGTCTTCATCAAGTGGGACGACTCCGAGTACGGACTGCGCGCCAAGGAGGCCGGTTTCCCGACGGTCTCGTTCCCCGGCGCGGCCGTGTGGCACGTCCCGTGGACCGACAAGAACGACGCGCTCGACTGGCAGTCCTACTTCCACCAGCGCAACCGGTTCGTCGCCGCGCTGCTGCACTCGATCTACGACGACGGCGGCCGGATGGTCACCGAGTCGTTCTCCCACCAGGTCAAGCACCTGGTCTCGATGCAGTACTCCACCGTCCACCTGCGGCACAAGGCGCTCCTGGACGTGCTCGCCGGGCCCGAGAAGCTCCACGAGACCCTCGCGACCCAGCTGCCGGCCGTACGCGAGATGACCAAGGGCTTCGCAGACGCCGACCTCAAGGCCGACCGTGACGCGTTCCCGCCGGTGCGCCGCCACAAGCCGCCGCGCAAGGGCAAGGACGACACCGAGGTGCCAACCAACCGCGAGGTCAAGCTGGCTGCGCTGAAGGCTCCGCTGCGGCAGGTGCTGAACCCGCGCAAGCTCGCTGAGGAGTTCCCCGAGGCCGAGCTCGCCGCGATGGACAACCAGTGGTACCGGATCACCAGGTACGACAGCGCCATCGTGTCGATGAACGACCAGCAGGGCGCGGCCTTCTACCGCCGTGACAAGAAGCTGTTCCGGCAGATGCTGAAGGACACCATCAAGGTGCACCGTCAGCTCAAGCGTCGTTGGCCCGAGCTGGCCGAGGAGTACCGCACCAAGCTTCCCGAGTTCACCTCGCCGGAGGCGTGGGAGAAGACGTTCGAACCGTGGACGGTCGCTGAGGAGAAGGACACCGATGGCAACCGGAGTTGATGAACGCCCCGTACGCGTCGTCGACGCGCCGCTGGCACCGCCGGCGGAGAACCTCGGACTGCTCTCGGTCTTCAGGCGTCGCTATCTCCTCAAGCTGCTCGTGCAGCGGGAGATCAGCGGTCGCTATTCGAACTCGATCCTGGGCGTCTTCTGGTCCTACATCAACCCGCTGACGCAGTTCTGCGTCTACTGGCTGTTCATGGGCAAGATCATGGGCGCCGACAAGGGGATGGACAACTACCCGGTCCACCTCTTCGCCGGCCTCGTGATCGTCCACTTCTTCACCGAGACCTTCGGCGCCGGCACGCGCTCGCTGCTCGGCAACAAGGGTCTGCTGAAGAAGATGGCGATGCCGAAGGAGATGTTCCCGGTCGCCTCGATGCTGGTCTCGCTCTACCACCTGGTGCCGGCGACGATCATCTTGGTGGTCGTCTGCCTGCTCAGCGGGTGGAAGCCGACCTGGGAGGCGGTGCC
The sequence above is drawn from the Nocardioides albertanoniae genome and encodes:
- the glf gene encoding UDP-galactopyranose mutase, with translation MSFPETTPDLVVVGSGLFGLTIAERAASELDKKVLIIERRSHVGGNAYSEFDEETGIEVHKYGTHLFHTSNEKVWDYVRKFTEFTNYQHRVFGKYKGQVYSLPMNLALINSFFGKSHRPDEARALIAEQASEFSTDEAQNLEEKAISLIGRPLYEAFIKGYTAKQWEKDPTELSPDIITRLPVRYTFDNRYFNDKYEGLPVDGYTAWLERMADHPNIEVKLDTDFFSVIDDFKGKVPIVYTGPVDEYFDFSAGKLSWRTVDLESETLDVDDYQGTGVVNANDPEVPFTRELEFKHLHPERADRYKPGKTIVVKEYSRFAQEGDEPYYPINTADNREKILVYRDLAKKEPMVLFGGRLGTYKYLDMHMAIASALTMFENKLRPYFEDGTPLTSGGVDE
- a CDS encoding glycosyltransferase; its protein translation is MNTRLLQRQILPLDRDSDVLPLYVDNQAAILDADKYEVGPDKTAQALNNAQIRQSINDGTQVHPDQLESRTALRVTQGDRLSLGTYFNAFPASYWRRHTVVDDVKLTVTLKGRGASVIVYKSMANGRSQRVEAADTGSNPEGTFTFDLPLKPFVDGGWYWYDVIASDEDAVVTSAEWTAEVPDDRAEHGTVDICVTTMNKPDFASKLLAQMGEDEQLRPYLDTVFVMEQGTKKVVDDPEFPAAEKALAKENGGSLLRIIEQGNLGGSGGYARGQLESVRKGTATYALMMDDDVVCEPEGIIRAVTFGDLAKQPTIVGGHMFSLFAKSRLHTFGEIVQPWRFWWQSAPGVIGDWDFGARNLRSTRWLHKRVDVDFNGWFMCLIPRVVIEEIGLSLPVFIKWDDSEYGLRAKEAGFPTVSFPGAAVWHVPWTDKNDALDWQSYFHQRNRFVAALLHSIYDDGGRMVTESFSHQVKHLVSMQYSTVHLRHKALLDVLAGPEKLHETLATQLPAVREMTKGFADADLKADRDAFPPVRRHKPPRKGKDDTEVPTNREVKLAALKAPLRQVLNPRKLAEEFPEAELAAMDNQWYRITRYDSAIVSMNDQQGAAFYRRDKKLFRQMLKDTIKVHRQLKRRWPELAEEYRTKLPEFTSPEAWEKTFEPWTVAEEKDTDGNRS
- a CDS encoding ABC transporter permease, which codes for MATGVDERPVRVVDAPLAPPAENLGLLSVFRRRYLLKLLVQREISGRYSNSILGVFWSYINPLTQFCVYWLFMGKIMGADKGMDNYPVHLFAGLVIVHFFTETFGAGTRSLLGNKGLLKKMAMPKEMFPVASMLVSLYHLVPATIILVVVCLLSGWKPTWEAVPSLFLALGIVMALGTALALVFSLANVFFRDFGSAVNILTNYIRFGVPMMYPFSMIEGALGDKSWIYLLNPISDAVLLFQQAFWVGVTPNPEKTAAEHLPEHLWLFGLAAFGVSLVLLVIGQLIFSKHENKIPERLT